A segment of the Capnocytophaga sp. ARDL2 genome:
ATTTTCGTGAGTAAAAGGATTAAAATATCCGCTAAATCCCATTTTGGTTTGAAAATAACTATACATCGACGGTTTGGCTTTCTTGAGTTGAGCAATCGATTTGTGATTGATAAAATCTACTTTTTCTAAATTTTTCAAAGTTTCATCATAAAACAAATCATAATCTTCTTCTATTTTTACACCAATAAAATCGTTTTTCGTAGGAATTTGATCATATAAACTATTTATATTTTCTATTTTTTTTAGAGTAAAATCAATTAATTGCTCGTAGGTATAGCCTTTTTTCAATTGTAATTGTTGGTCTAAAGGTGTTTTAAAATTGTTGATTCCCCACAATAATTGAAAAGCAATCAACAAACTAAACGAAGTTTGCAGAGTAAAAATCAACATGTTTTGCCATTGCTTTTTACTGAAATAAAAAATTAGTTTATACAAACAAAAAATCACTAAAATTCCATATAAAATATCTCCTATAGAAAAGCTACTCCAACCGAAAATTGCACTTAAAAAAGCGTCAATCAATGGATAAATTTCAGTATGATAAACATCTGCCCACGATGTAGGAATATTTATTATTGCAATATATATGAGTATGAGTATGGCTGAAAATTTAAAATTTTTCATGTGATGGAATAAAAAAATGTTGACCAAATATAGTCAACATTTTTATTGTATTCAAAATTATCTTTTTGCTTTAAACAACAATTCGGTTTTGAAATTGAGATTTTTATCTTCCAAAAGCAATTCTCTTTTAGCATTAAATCGTTGAAAATTGTAATCTGTAATTTGTTCTTCAGCTTTCATTTCTTTGATTACCAATTTATTTTGAGTATTTAATTCAAACAAAATACTCACTTTTTCTTTGGTGTATTTCCAATTTTTGGTAAACATCTTTTTACCGTTTTTGGTTTGAGAATGATCTATTGGATAGGGGTGTAAAAGATAAAAAGACACTTCTTTTAGGTTGTAATTCTTGTCAAAAGTAAAATAACCTTCGTACATATCATCCGAATAAAAATCTATGCGAACCAAATCTTTTTCATAACTTCTTTGAAATTGATATTCTCCAAAATTATTTAAAAAATCCAAATCAGGAACATTTACATATTTGCGAATGACAAATTCTGTCAACCAATACATCGGAGAATCATTAAATGAATAACGTTCAAAAAATGCTCGATTGATTTCGTTTTTATTGTTTGGATGAGATTTTATTGATTTGTTTATCTTTTTATTGGCAAAAAATATCGCCACTTCGTACAATTCTTTAGAATCTACCAAAGTAAGTGTGTCATTGAGAACCGCTTTGTGCGTTACCTCATAATCATGAGTGTTATTTACATAATTTTTGTAGGTTTTGTTTCGTACATTGGTAATCACTTGTTCGATTTGCGAACGACTCAGCTTGTCAATATAGATTACTTCCAATTCTTCTTCATCAAATTGTGCATTTGCGATTGTACAAATACACAAAAAAAACAATGTCCAAAAATTTTTCATTTTATAGTTTTTACAGTCACATCTGAGGATTATTTTATAACAAAATAAAACCTCTATAGTTTCTTCTACTTAATATCCTGTCCCGAGAAATTCGGATTTTGTACATACTTAATACTTTGTACTTAATTCTTCACCTTAAAAATCCCCTTGTCTGTTATTTTTATTTTCTTTTCTTTATAAAGCGTTCCAATGGTTTGCTTAAACGCTTTTTTACTCATTCCCAAAATATCTTTAATTTCTTCTGGATGACTTTTGTCGTGCAAACCAAGATAACCATCATTTTCATCTAAAATCTCTAAGATAATTTGACTCAATTTACCGGCTTTTTGAGTAAAATTTATAGGTGTACGCGACACATCGATTTTGCCATCTTTTCTGATTTCTTTGATGTAACCGATGATGCGATCGCCTGTGCGTAAATCTTCAAACACTTGATTTTTGTACATCAAACCTTTAAATTTTTCATTGATTATCACATTGATACCCATTTCGGTAATATGCGAAACAATTAAATCCACTTCTTGCCCCACTTCTACATCGGGTTCTGTGAGATTGAGAAATTGATTCAATTTTGACGAACCCACCAATCGATTGGATTTTGGGTCTAAATACATGTAAATCAAATATCTTTTATTGACTTTCATTTTTCTTGCCTGTTCCTTGAAAGGTACAAATAAATCTTTTTCCAATCCCATATCTAAAAACGCCCCAAATTCGTTGATGTAATTTACTTTGAGTAAAGCAAATTCATCACGGTAAATTTTGGGTTCGAGTGTGGTTGCAACTGGTCGTTCTTCGTGGTCGAGGTAAACGAAAACTTCTACTTCGTCTTCTGGTTGCATCTCACGAGTTGTATATTTTTTTGGCAACAAAACCTCATGTTCTCCATCAGTAAGAAAAGCTCCTACTGAGGTAAAACGAACGATTTTGAGCAAATTGTCTTTTCCTATTTCCATTGTTTGTATTTTTCGTTTTTTTCTTTTATTACCACATAGATATTTTTAGAACCGAGAATCAAAGACGCTTCGCTTTAAGAGAAACCATAGTCTATTGCGAGTAATTTTAACTTTGAAGTCATCTTGACTTTTTTTTCTCACACTTTCCCCTCTAAAAAGGAGGGGTGCTCGAAGAGCGGAGTGTGTTTAACGCAGATTTACACATATATATTTTTGAAATGATTTAAGAAAACAACACTTAAAAACGATTAAACCTACGATTTAAAGCAGATTACCGCAGATTTTGTTTTTTTTGATAAATTAAAAAACATCAGCGAAAATAAAATTAACAGAAAAAAATATAAAAATCTATCTTCATCAGCGTGAAATAAAACTAATATTTAAAAGTTGAGATAACTTCATTTTCAAATTTTCAAATTATCTTTTTACCTAAAAAACTCATTCTTTTTCAACAAATCTTTCAATTTATCTGTTTCTTTGATTACCAAAGGATTGTCAAAAGCATTTACATGTTTTCCATGGTGCATATCCGAACCCGAAAAATCATACATTCCTTCTTTCAACAACATATTGGCAGTTTTTGCTACGCTTTCACCATAATATCCCACCGTTGAAAGCAAATTTAATTGCAATTTGCATCCCATGCGTTTTAGGTGTTCAAAAGCAGATTTTTCTCCTTTATAAAAATTGTATCGTTCAGGGTGAGCCATCACAGGAGTATAACCCTTTGACACCAACAAAAACAATACATCGTCCAAAAAAATCGGCGGATTAATATACGACATTTCTACCAAAACGAATTTATCTTTCAATGTCAATAAATCATCAGCTTTTACACGAGCTTCAAATTGGTCGTCTAACATATATTCCGAAGCAGCATGATAACTCAATTGTTGCGTTTCTTTGGGCAATTCTCTGACAACTTTTTCATGAGTAGCTTGTATGATTTGTGTTGTATTTGGGTGAATATCTGTTATGGTATGCGGAGTTGTAATTACTTTTCCGAAACCTAAATCTTGCATAGCATTGAGCAAAAATTTCGTATCCTGAATATTTTGAGCTCCATCGTCTATACCACAAAGTGTATGAGAATGTATATCTACATACCCCACAGGTATGCAATCTCTTAAATGTATTTTCTTTTTAAAAAATCCGAACATTATTTAGTGAATTTTATTTTTTATTTTTATTTGTTAATAGGATTTCCCACAATAAAATCACAAAATGTAAGAATAATAATGGTAAAATAATTGTGATTTTTTCCATTGAAAGCAAACTTAGAGCCAAAATCGAAAGTACCAATTGACCGATAGCAATTTTTCTTCTTAATGGATTTTTGATAAACAACATTATTATCATTAATGGATTGAAAATCAAAAATGTCCAATTGTTCAACACTTCTTCATGCATCGAATACGGTTGAATGCACAAAATCAACCCTCCTAATAATGTGGCTATAATATAATACACATTTCGGATGGCTTTATACTTTCCAAAAAAAGCAAAAATTGCCAAAAACGCCCAAAATGCATATTTTTCTGGTTGTTTTTTCTCTTGTGGTTTATGTGTCGAAGTATGCCAAATTTTCACATCTTTTTGCAATCGATCTGTCAAATGAATTCCTTCTAAAAATTGTTCGGGTAAAAACAACAATTCATTCGGTTGATCGACATTACTTCCAAATACCAAATTGATTCCCAACTGCGGAAAATATTGCAATTTCAGATAATCATTCAATATTTGTCTATATGTTTTTTGATTGGATGGAAAATCTTTTTTTATCTGATAATGTGCAGTTTGATCTATCAAATCGTGAACTCTGGTGGTACAATTATCAAAAATAAATTTGTACAAATAGTAGCGTTCGTCCGATTCGTATTGCTTCCACAAAGTTGACCAAATCTTTTGTATTTCTTCAGCTGAAAGTTCTAAAATTTGTTCGGTAATCGTACGGTCAGCGTATGTATAAGCATAAATAAAATCTTTTTGAGAATCAATCCCTATGCTGTACAACAAATCTCCTTTGATAAATTTTCCATAAAAATTTGGTGTATCAAAATCAAACATCCCATAATTAAAAACTAAATCAATATTTTGCTCTACATCTTTCACTCTCAAGGCTGTATGTCCAAACAAAGAATACAACTCCTCTCCCACTCCGCAGGTGTAAACACTGATTTGAGCCGATTCGGAAAGCGTTTTATCTTTCAACGATACTTGAGCTGAACTACTGAAAATCGAAATAAAAAATCCAATAAAGATTAACAACAACTTTTTCAAAACTCACTAATTATCTAAATGTTAGAAAATCTACACGAATCGAAAATATATTTGAATACAAAGCTGCACTTTGATTTCCTATATCTGTCAAAGCATAATCAACGGCAATTCCTTTGTATTTAAATCCTAAACCAATATTAGGTTGAAAAGTCATTTTTTCTTTGCCGTCGATTTGCATTTCGTTTTGAAAATTACCCAAACCTCCTCGCAAAAATACCATATCATTGTAATCTGCTTGAAAACCTACGGCAGGTTGAATACTATATCCTTTTCCAGAGATAATTCCATTGGTTTGGAAAAATTGAGTGTTTAACTGACCAGAAGCCAACACATTGATTTTATTATTGATAGCAAACGATTTTGCTGCTCCTAACTGCAACACTGGCAAAGAGCGTTCGTTTTTATCGGGCATCGTTTGGTTGTGTCCGTCGATAGCATCTTTAATTTTATCAATCTCCGACTGATTGAAACTCCATACGGTTTCGGTAGTCGTAGCATCACGGAGCATTGCTCCTAATTTCCAATTGCTTTTTGACTGATATTGCACCCCAAAATCCAATCCGTACCCCCAAGCATCGGCAAAACTTCCGATGATACGACGCAATATTTTAGCGTTTCCTCCAAGGGTAAGTCCTTCGATTTGAGTCTGTTTTGCAAATGAAACCGTAAACGCATAATCAGCGGTAGAAAATTTTGAAATACGCGAGTAATCCACATTTCCATTTTGGTCTATCAACTGAGTAGTATTCAAAATATCATCTACTCCAAAACGCATCAAAGAAAATCCCAATGCCGTTTTGTAGGTCAATGGCATGGCAAAAGTTGCATAATCATATTGAGCAATATTGGCAAAATAACTGGCGTGCATCAATCCCGCTTGTTTGTCATCTAATTGAGTAAGACCCGCTGGATTCCAATATGTTGAATAGACATTGTCGGTATGTCCAACCACAGAATTTGCCATCGACATTGCGGCTGCATCTACTCCAATATGCAGAAATTCATTGGCATAACTTTTTACCTGCTGTCCTTGCATCTGAGCGATGACAAATAGAGCGATTATTGAGGATATTTTTTTCACTATTATATAATTTTGTTTTTTTGATCTGTCATTCAGAACAAGTTCGTTTCGATAGCAATCGGAACAAACGAAGTGAAGCTCCGAGGGATTGTCCCGAACTGACGAAGCAATCTTTTATTGTTTGATGTTTTATAAGATTCCTCCTATCGTCGGTCACGAGAGCTTAGCTCGAACTGGCGAAGCAATGACAAGACTGAAAAGTCAAGTTTACTTCTATTCTACAAATATAATCAAGCCAAATTTAATCAGATTTGCATAATAATCAAATTTTTGACATAATATTTAGTAGTTATTGATTACTTTTGTTTTTTAATTCTGTACAAAGTTATGATAAAAAAGCACATACCAAACGCTATTACCTTATTGAATTTATTTTCTGGATTAATTGCCTTGAAATTTGCCTTTGAAAATCAAGTAGAATGGGCATTTTTCTTTGTTTGTTTGGGAATTTTCTTCGACTTTTTTGACGGATTTTTTTCCCGTATGCTAAAAGTTTCCAGTCCGTTGGGATTACAATTGGATTCTTTGGCAGATATGGTAACTTCGGGAGTTGTTCCGGCAGTGGTGATGTACAAACTCATCGAACAGCAATCGTTGATGTGCGGAGAAAATTGCACGATTTATAGCGGAACTTTCGGACAAATTGCCCCATATTTTGGGTTTATAATTGCAATTGGTGCTTGTTTACGATTGGCAAAATTCAATATTGACACGCGTCAAACCGATAGTTTTATAGGATTACCAACACCTGCAAACGCTTTGTTTATCATAAGTTTACCTTTAGTTATTACCAATGGAGGCATCGATTGGTTGAGTAATTTTTTATCACAACCTAATATATTGATGGCGATTTCTTTTTTGAGTGCTTGGATTATGAATGAAGATTTACCTTTGTTTTCGCTTAAAATCAAAAAAAAATCGTTTAAAGGCAATCAACTAAAAATTCTCTTTTTATTGCTTTCGGTAGGTTTGCTATTGATATTCAAAATCATTGGCGTACCTATGATCATTTTGTTTTATATTTTATTGTCGTTTGTAAAAAATTTGAGGAAAACACCTACAGTGTAGGAAGATTAGCACAATTTCTATTAAAAAAACACCTGTGGTGTTAGAGACAGCCACAAATTACACCGAAGGTGTAAAAGAAAAGTTATTCGTGGCTAAAAAAGAAAAAATATGAAAAAAATAATCATTATCAACGGCCCTAATTTGAATTTATTAGGCAAAAGAGAACAAACAATATACGGAAATCAAAGTTTTGAGGAATATTTTGAACAACTAAAAGAAAAATTCCCTCAATACGAATTACATTATTTCCAAAGTAATCACGAAGGCGAAATCATCGATTGTTTACATACTCACGGATTTGATTCGCACAAAATTATTTTAAACGCAGGAGCCTACACCCATACTTCTATTGCGATTGCCGATGCTATTAGAAGTATAAAAACTCGTGTAATCGAAGTGCATATTTCCAATACATTTACCAGAGAATCGTTTAGGCACCATTCCTATCTTTCGCCTGTTTGCGAAGGTATTATCATAGGTTTTGGATTGAAAAGCTATGAATTGGCATTAAAAAGTTTAGAGTAAAAAAATAACAGTAATATTCGTTTGAATATTGCTGTTTTATTTATTTCCAGATAAATCCTAATTTCATTCTGTGAAGCATTTTCTTTACAAAAGCTGAAAAAAACGCATATTGACCAAAAATACTACCAATTAGTACCAATAAAACTTTATATACAGGTAAGATCAACAATAGTGATAAAAGGTAATAAAAAACCAAAGGCATGCTGTCTTTTGTTATTCCTAACCAACTCATAATCGGCTTGGTTATATACGCCGAAGTACTTCCTGTAATTGCAAAAACTATCAAAATTATAGCAAATTGAAAATTAGAAGTTACTCCCCATTTTTCTTTCAATCGTTTCATATGTTTGAATTTGTTCTCGGCAAATATACATTTTATTTCTAAATAAAAATTATCAAACTTTATATTCAAAAAAATAGGTTTCATCAATTAAGAAAAATTATTTTCGATAATTATTAAAAGAGATGATATTTTGTCTTTTTGTACTTAAAACATTATTCAGTATATTTGCCGTTTAAACAAAATAAACATAAAAAATGTGTAAGTCAGACAATTTTCACGACGAAATAGGAAACAACCACATCGCTACTTGCGATCATACACCTTTAAGAGTCGACGCTTTTGACATGAGCGACGAAGACAAAATAGAATCGATTAAAGGAGATGTAGAAAAAATATTGACCACTTTGGGTATGGACTTGACAGACGATAGTTTGAAAGGTACGCCCAATCGTGTAGCAAAAATGTTTGTAAAAGAGATTTTTGGCGGATTGAACCCTGCTAAAAAACCTTCTTCCTCAACATTTGAAAACAAATACAAATACGGCGAAATGTTGGTAGAAAAAAACATTGTGGTTTATTCTACTTGTGAACACCACTTGTTGCCTATCGTAGGTAGAGCTCATGTGGCGTATATTTCTTCAGGTAAAGTAGTCGGTTTGTCAAAAATGAACCGCATTGTGGATTATTATGCAAAACGACCACAGGTACAAGAGCGTTTGACGATTCAGATTGTTGAAGAATTAAAACGCGTATTGAATACAGAAGATGTAGCTTGTGTAATCGATGCCAAACACTTATGTGTAAATTCTCGTGGAATTAGAGATATTGAAAGCAGTACAGTTACAGCTGAATTTGGAGGTGCTTTCAAAAATTTGGAAACTCGTAGAGAGTTTTTGGATTACATCAAATTGGAGACGAAATTTTAATTTTTAGTAAATTATGCAACTAAAAATATACAATTCGCTTTCAGGCGAAAAAGAATTGTTTCAACCGATAAAAGAAGGTTATGTCGGAATGTATGTATGTGGGCCTACAGTGTATAGCAATGTACACTTGGGGAATGTGCGTACTTTTATGTCGTTTGACTTTATTTTCCGTACCCTTCAATATTTGGGTTACAAAGTGCGTTATGTTCGTAATATCACCGATGCTGGACACCTTACCGACGACGGCGATGTAAACAACGACCGCTTTGTGAAACAATCGCGTTTGGAAAAACTCGAACCTATGGAAATCGTACAGAAATATACCGTTGATTTTCATAAAGTGTTGGAACTTTTCAACCTGCAACCTCCTACAATCGAGCCAACGGCTACGGGACATATCTTGGAGCAAATCCAACTGACAGAAAAACTCATCAAAGATGGTTTTGCTTACGAAAGCAATGGTTCGGTCTATTTTGATGTGTTGGAATACAACCGTCGTGGATTGAACTATGGTGAACTTTCTCGAAGAAACATCGAAGAACTTTTTGCTAATACCCGCGATTTGGACGGACAAGGCGAAAAACGCAATCCGCAAGATTTTGCCTTGTGGAAAAAGGCTTCACCAGCTCACATTATGCGTTGGGCATCGCCTTGGGGAGACGGTTTTCCAGGGTGGCACTTAGAATGTACCGTAATGAGTACCAAATATTTAGGAGAAGAGTTTGATATTCACGGTGGAGGAATGGATTTGAAATTTCCACACCACGAATGTGAAATCGCACAAGGAAAAGCTGGACACGGACATTCGCCTGTACGCTATTGGATGCACGCCAATATGCTCACGATGAACGGTGCTAGAATGAGTAAATCTACTGGAAATTATATTTTGCCAATGCAATTGATTTTTGGGGATAACAATTTCTTTGAAAAAGCCTTTTCGCCAAGTGTGGTTCGTTTTTGTTTTATGCAGGCACATTACCGCTCGGTGTTGGACATCTCAAACGATGCGATGCTCGCAGCCGAAAAAGGTTTTTTAAGATTGATGGACGCCGTGAAAATTTTACCGACATTGGCAACTTCTGAAAAATCTTCATTCGATTTACAAGCGTGGAAAAATGCATGTATCGAAGCTTTGACAGACGATTTCAATTCGCCAATTTTAATTGCACAATTATTTGAAATTGTAAAATTTATCAATTTGGTAAAAGACGAAAAAGCAACGATTTCAACAACTGACAAAGAAAAATTAATAGCTGCCTTAAACGCTTTTGTTTTTGATGTGTTAGGATTGGAAGTCAATCAACAAAACGCTCAAAACAACGATAAATTGGACGGTGTATTACAAATGCTAATCAATATACGATTGGAGGCCAGAGCCAACAAAGATTGGACGTTGTCAGACAAAATCCGTGATGAATTGAAAGTCTTAGGTATCCAACTAAAAGACGGTAAAGACGGAACATCATATAGTTTGGAATAATTTTTATATCTTCATAGCTGCCTTTTGGGGCAGTTATTTTTTTATCTGTAATGTTTCTTATTTGTGGATTGATTTATGGATATGTCAAACACAATTTCATCAAGAAAATAAAATTGACAAACAATAAAATATTTTAAAGTTTATATCATATTTTTGTACTATGCAAAAAAACGATGTAATCATAGGATTGTTTGACTCTGGTTTGGGAGGAATTACTGTATGGAAGGAAATAAATAACAAACTTCCACAGCTCTCTACTATCTATCTTGCTGATAGTAAAAATGCTCCTTATGGACCAAAAAGTAAAGACGAAATCATTACTCTTTGCAAAAAAAACATCGACTTTTTACTCACCAAAAATGTTTCGTCAATTGTAGTTGCTTGTAACACAGCTACCACTAACGCTATCAACGAATTAAGAACTGAATACAACCTACCTATTATCGGTGTAGAACCTGCTATAAAACCCGCAGTTTTAGCTTCCAAAAGTAAAAAAATTGGCGTTTTGGCTACTTTGGCTACTTTGCAAAGTGAAAAATATATCGAAGCAAAAAAATCTTTTCCAAAAGTCGAATTTGTTGAACAAGCAGGGCATCATTTAGTACAACTTATCGAAAGTGGAAAATTATATTCAGAAGAATTAAAAAAACTTCTGATTCAATATGTTACACCTATGAGAGATGCTCAAGTTGACCATATTGTTTTAGGGTGTACACACTATCCCTTTTTCAAATCTATTTTGAAAGAAATCACTGATTCATCCATCCAAATCATCGACTCTG
Coding sequences within it:
- a CDS encoding PorV/PorQ family protein, with amino-acid sequence MKKISSIIALFVIAQMQGQQVKSYANEFLHIGVDAAAMSMANSVVGHTDNVYSTYWNPAGLTQLDDKQAGLMHASYFANIAQYDYATFAMPLTYKTALGFSLMRFGVDDILNTTQLIDQNGNVDYSRISKFSTADYAFTVSFAKQTQIEGLTLGGNAKILRRIIGSFADAWGYGLDFGVQYQSKSNWKLGAMLRDATTTETVWSFNQSEIDKIKDAIDGHNQTMPDKNERSLPVLQLGAAKSFAINNKINVLASGQLNTQFFQTNGIISGKGYSIQPAVGFQADYNDMVFLRGGLGNFQNEMQIDGKEKMTFQPNIGLGFKYKGIAVDYALTDIGNQSAALYSNIFSIRVDFLTFR
- a CDS encoding DUF3810 domain-containing protein, whose product is MKNFKFSAILILIYIAIINIPTSWADVYHTEIYPLIDAFLSAIFGWSSFSIGDILYGILVIFCLYKLIFYFSKKQWQNMLIFTLQTSFSLLIAFQLLWGINNFKTPLDQQLQLKKGYTYEQLIDFTLKKIENINSLYDQIPTKNDFIGVKIEEDYDLFYDETLKNLEKVDFINHKSIAQLKKAKPSMYSYFQTKMGFSGYFNPFTHENQINYKIPHTSKPTTYTHELIHQLGYSSEAETNFITYCALYQSDNMKIRYAAELFVVKYALNEIYRIDDEKFIELSIELREGVMDNFYESVMFWKKNKNFSSPIAKKIYGWFLKSNNQKEGIRSYNKVIDLLINYESISSDSLRFKG
- the cysS gene encoding cysteine--tRNA ligase; the encoded protein is MQLKIYNSLSGEKELFQPIKEGYVGMYVCGPTVYSNVHLGNVRTFMSFDFIFRTLQYLGYKVRYVRNITDAGHLTDDGDVNNDRFVKQSRLEKLEPMEIVQKYTVDFHKVLELFNLQPPTIEPTATGHILEQIQLTEKLIKDGFAYESNGSVYFDVLEYNRRGLNYGELSRRNIEELFANTRDLDGQGEKRNPQDFALWKKASPAHIMRWASPWGDGFPGWHLECTVMSTKYLGEEFDIHGGGMDLKFPHHECEIAQGKAGHGHSPVRYWMHANMLTMNGARMSKSTGNYILPMQLIFGDNNFFEKAFSPSVVRFCFMQAHYRSVLDISNDAMLAAEKGFLRLMDAVKILPTLATSEKSSFDLQAWKNACIEALTDDFNSPILIAQLFEIVKFINLVKDEKATISTTDKEKLIAALNAFVFDVLGLEVNQQNAQNNDKLDGVLQMLINIRLEARANKDWTLSDKIRDELKVLGIQLKDGKDGTSYSLE
- the folE gene encoding GTP cyclohydrolase I FolE, yielding MCKSDNFHDEIGNNHIATCDHTPLRVDAFDMSDEDKIESIKGDVEKILTTLGMDLTDDSLKGTPNRVAKMFVKEIFGGLNPAKKPSSSTFENKYKYGEMLVEKNIVVYSTCEHHLLPIVGRAHVAYISSGKVVGLSKMNRIVDYYAKRPQVQERLTIQIVEELKRVLNTEDVACVIDAKHLCVNSRGIRDIESSTVTAEFGGAFKNLETRREFLDYIKLETKF
- the aroQ gene encoding type II 3-dehydroquinate dehydratase translates to MKKIIIINGPNLNLLGKREQTIYGNQSFEEYFEQLKEKFPQYELHYFQSNHEGEIIDCLHTHGFDSHKIILNAGAYTHTSIAIADAIRSIKTRVIEVHISNTFTRESFRHHSYLSPVCEGIIIGFGLKSYELALKSLE
- a CDS encoding DUF6787 family protein, translated to MKRLKEKWGVTSNFQFAIILIVFAITGSTSAYITKPIMSWLGITKDSMPLVFYYLLSLLLILPVYKVLLVLIGSIFGQYAFFSAFVKKMLHRMKLGFIWK
- a CDS encoding tyrosine-protein phosphatase, translating into MFGFFKKKIHLRDCIPVGYVDIHSHTLCGIDDGAQNIQDTKFLLNAMQDLGFGKVITTPHTITDIHPNTTQIIQATHEKVVRELPKETQQLSYHAASEYMLDDQFEARVKADDLLTLKDKFVLVEMSYINPPIFLDDVLFLLVSKGYTPVMAHPERYNFYKGEKSAFEHLKRMGCKLQLNLLSTVGYYGESVAKTANMLLKEGMYDFSGSDMHHGKHVNAFDNPLVIKETDKLKDLLKKNEFFR
- a CDS encoding phosphatidylcholine/phosphatidylserine synthase; translation: MKKHIPNAITLLNLFSGLIALKFAFENQVEWAFFFVCLGIFFDFFDGFFSRMLKVSSPLGLQLDSLADMVTSGVVPAVVMYKLIEQQSLMCGENCTIYSGTFGQIAPYFGFIIAIGACLRLAKFNIDTRQTDSFIGLPTPANALFIISLPLVITNGGIDWLSNFLSQPNILMAISFLSAWIMNEDLPLFSLKIKKKSFKGNQLKILFLLLSVGLLLIFKIIGVPMIILFYILLSFVKNLRKTPTV
- the murI gene encoding glutamate racemase; translated protein: MQKNDVIIGLFDSGLGGITVWKEINNKLPQLSTIYLADSKNAPYGPKSKDEIITLCKKNIDFLLTKNVSSIVVACNTATTNAINELRTEYNLPIIGVEPAIKPAVLASKSKKIGVLATLATLQSEKYIEAKKSFPKVEFVEQAGHHLVQLIESGKLYSEELKKLLIQYVTPMRDAQVDHIVLGCTHYPFFKSILKEITDSSIQIIDSGAAIANRVHQILESNDLPTDSSTLFHKFYINKSSDVMKSLLKNDKVSIIEFDF
- a CDS encoding DUF4105 domain-containing protein, with the translated sequence MLLIFIGFFISIFSSSAQVSLKDKTLSESAQISVYTCGVGEELYSLFGHTALRVKDVEQNIDLVFNYGMFDFDTPNFYGKFIKGDLLYSIGIDSQKDFIYAYTYADRTITEQILELSAEEIQKIWSTLWKQYESDERYYLYKFIFDNCTTRVHDLIDQTAHYQIKKDFPSNQKTYRQILNDYLKLQYFPQLGINLVFGSNVDQPNELLFLPEQFLEGIHLTDRLQKDVKIWHTSTHKPQEKKQPEKYAFWAFLAIFAFFGKYKAIRNVYYIIATLLGGLILCIQPYSMHEEVLNNWTFLIFNPLMIIMLFIKNPLRRKIAIGQLVLSILALSLLSMEKITIILPLLFLHFVILLWEILLTNKNKK
- a CDS encoding S1 RNA-binding domain-containing protein — translated: MEIGKDNLLKIVRFTSVGAFLTDGEHEVLLPKKYTTREMQPEDEVEVFVYLDHEERPVATTLEPKIYRDEFALLKVNYINEFGAFLDMGLEKDLFVPFKEQARKMKVNKRYLIYMYLDPKSNRLVGSSKLNQFLNLTEPDVEVGQEVDLIVSHITEMGINVIINEKFKGLMYKNQVFEDLRTGDRIIGYIKEIRKDGKIDVSRTPINFTQKAGKLSQIILEILDENDGYLGLHDKSHPEEIKDILGMSKKAFKQTIGTLYKEKKIKITDKGIFKVKN